AGTCATCGCCCTGGGAACGGTAATACGTGGGGCAACACCACACTTTGATTATGTTGCCGCAGAGGCATCCAAGGGTATTGCCCTCGCAACGATGGAGACCGGCGTCCCGGTATCCTTTGGAGTAATTACCTCTGATACGATTGAGCAGGCAATAGAGAGGGCCGGATCAAAGGCCGGCAACAAGGGATGGGATGCGGCCGTTACGGCAATGGAGATGGCCAATCTCATGAAGAAGCTTTCATAGAGTCAAGCTCTCCGACCAAGCAAGAGATTTGCAGGTTCGTTGACTCCTGAATTAAGGCCCTCCGGCTAAGTTATGGCCGGTGTTATAAAATAATTATGATGGATTCGTAAAAAATCTGAAAAAGTGTTTTTTTGTCATTCCCGCGGA
The sequence above is drawn from the bacterium BMS3Abin08 genome and encodes:
- the ribH gene encoding 6,7-dimethyl-8-ribityllumazine synthase, which translates into the protein MSLYEGEINGKGLRFCIVASRFNDFITARLVDGALDALKRHGTSDKDIDIVRVPGSFEIPMVVKRLAEKGRHDAVIALGTVIRGATPHFDYVAAEASKGIALATMETGVPVSFGVITSDTIEQAIERAGSKAGNKGWDAAVTAMEMANLMKKLS